AGAAACAGAGGTGCTAGCAGGAAATGGCAATCTTTGTTGTTTAGCTTGTGGGCAAATTTCACATGTAAAGTCATGATCTTTATTATGTTTTGGCAATCTAATATGAGAAAGTACATTATGGGACAGATGTCCTAATCTTTGATGCCATATTTCAGTAGATACATGTGAGGCATGAAGTCCAATCTCATTACATTTGTGCAAAGCCTGTTCTATGGTTCTCTTGTCAAACGACTGAGgattcaaaatataaagtttcCCTACTAAACAGGCCACTGCAATGACTTTTTTAGTCTTGTGGTCCTGCACAACACAAcaagtttcaagaaatttaattttaatgggaAAAGCTTTACAAAGCTTGCTAACAGAAAGCAAGTTAAATTCTAAATCAGGAACGTATAAAGTATCTTTCAAAGTGATCTTGTTGTTAAGTTTTATGTCTCCGATTTTCTTGACAAGATGTTCAGTCCCATCTGCTAAGTGAACATACACATTGGTTAAGTTGGTTCTCTCATTGACAAACATATGTTCATTGTTGCACATATGGGATGTGGATCCACTATCAATAATCCAAGTATTAAAGCTTTTGTTATTAAAAGTGTCTGGACCAACAGTTTTACCTGAAAAGTTGTATCTGTCTTCATCACATTTTGTCTGTGTTTGTGGTTTCAGCTCTCCAAGAAACTTGTTAAATTCCATCCTCAACATTTCAGAAATTGCTTTGCCATCTACAGTACCTGTTTGGTTGGTTTTCAGATCAATAGCTGCAGCTGCTTTGTTTGCAGTGGCtgtgttttctttcttctgttCAATAAGTGTCTTGTACCATTCGGGGTACCCATATATTTCAAAACAGACCTCCTTAAGATGGCCTGACTTTCCACAATGTTTGCAAACCCGCAGCTTCTTGTCAGGaaggtttcttttcttctgaaaatttctttgaaaGTCAGGTCTCTTGGATGCTTGCAGTGCCATGTTTCGAGAAGTAtttgtttcttcattttgtCTCTCCACCCTGAGAATCATCGCATAAGCCTTGCTAACTCCAGGTACGGGATCCATCATCAGTATTTGATTTCTTTCATGATCATAGCAGCTATCTAATCCCATCAAGAATTGAATTGTCTGATCATGGCTTTTAATATCTGCATTTTCTTTTGCCGCTCCACAGGTACACTTTGGAGTATATGTTATGGATGATATCTCATCCCATAACttcttcaaatttgaaaaataatcagAAACAGATAGTGACCCCTGTGTAAGTGCTCCTAGTTCCTTTTTCAGTCTGTATTCCATCGGCCCGTTACTCTGTCCGAATCTACTTTTGAGTTCGATCCAGAGTTCTCTTGATGTATTTGTGTACATAAAGCTTTCCACgatgtttcttgaaattgagTTTAGAATCCAAGAAGTTACCATCGAGTCTGTTGTTTCCCATTCCTCCATTTCTTTGGAGTTTTCTTCTGGTTTCTTTGAGTCTTCACTGATGAAGTTTAGCTTCCTCTTGGACTTTAATCCCAGTTTTACTGCACGACTCCAAGAAAGGAAATTTTTCCCATCTAGGAGAGTAGTAACCAGGCTTGTGCCTGGATTGTCGTTAGGCTGCAACTTGAGAGCCTTTGTATCATCTTCCATGGCGGACAGACAAGAAAAGATTTCAAGAATTGGCGGTTTtgatatttcttgattttcaaaatgaaagaaaggaATCAGAGACCATCAatgatggctctgataccatgtaaaATTAGCAGCGAAAACAGTGATAAATGCCATGAAATATGAGCACAGATTGAATTGAAGAGAAGAATAAGGAAATTTCTTTCAAGAATTATGCTAGCTTACAGCTCTGTATTTCGCATATCTCAAGAAGGAAGAagattacaaatatatagaaGAGAAAATAACTAACAGACAACTAACTGCTATTCTAACTTATAAAAGCGTAAATGCGAGAATGAAGAAACAGCAACTTTAGCAGCTCAGCTAACAAAGTTGTCAATGACTAATCAAAACGTGTTGCTGCCGAAAACGTTTATTCTTCTCTGTATTAGAAGCACTCCCAGGTAGTCTTCGAGCTGATTCTTCTGCAGTAGAACTTCAGACATGGAGCAGGGTCTTCCATGCAATTTTACCGACACGCAATATAAATGgatcttatataattttttgttaagatattaatattaaattaatttatttttaagaataggATAATTTAACAGTATTCTTGATTCTCATTCTCTAGCTTGGATGATTTATGACTATTTATaatcttttctctttattaCATCTAAGAAGGGGGTAATGAGAGTTGGATTTGAACACAAGACTTTGGTGATGCGAGTAATATATCATTCATATACAAGGCAAAGATAACATATGAACTCCAAGTCCCAATATAGGAAAATATGAGGCAAACATAGCATTTGGACTCGAAGCATCAAGAGAGGGAGATACGTAGCATTTGGGCACGAAGCCTTAAAAACTGATCAAACATAATAAGTGCGATAACAATCCACAATAccatacttattatatataatatgtatatatgaatgcatacacctcttcatattcattttaataCACATTATGTTATCCACCCTTTTGTATCCcccattataatttgtaattataatgatttatggtgtattttgtaaccacatttttggtggtctataaataccaccatgtatttcatttgtaaagaattttttagagagaaaaataaagtgattttggagaaatacatatacactttactttatattctattaggAGTGATAGGCcaataaacttagaatttctctaagtttataacacgTTATCAGCACGACGTTACGTTACGATCGTTCAAGCTTAATGGCCAATctcacaaaattgaatttcgtTGCTCTTGATGTTTCTGGAAAAAACTACCTATCATGGGTTCTTGATGCCGAACTACATTTGGCAAGTAGCAAATTGggagaaacaataaaagaaaatactattaCTTCTGAGCAAGACTGTGCTAAAGCAATGATTTTGCTTCGTCATCATTTTCATGAGAGCCTGAAGTCTCAATATTTAACAGTCAAAAGTCCTTTTCAACTCTGGAAGAGTCTAAAGGATAGATTTGACCATCAAAAGACTGTAATCTTACCACGTGCAAGATATGAGTGGATACAATTGCGACTGCAAGATTTCAAAACGATTGTTGAATATAATTCTGAAATGTTTCGAATTGTATCAAAGTTGAGGTTATGTGGAGAAGATGTGACGGATGAACAAATGTTGGAAAAAacattttctacttttcatgCATCCAACCTTGTACTCCAGCAACAGTACAGGCAACGTGGGTTCAAAACCTATTCAGAGTTGATTTCATGCACGCTTGTTGGAGAGAAAATAATCAgcttttgttgaataaccaTCACACCCGACCCACTGGTTCCAAGCCACTTCCTGAAATTTCAGCGGCATTGCCTGAAGCAAATGCTACTTCTTCACGAAAGGGGCGTGGTCGTTACCATGGCTCACCACGGGGCCATTCTTATGGTCGTGGTCATGGCGGTCGCGGCCGTGGTCGTGGTCGCGGTAATGGTCGTGGTAATACATGGATTAATCCCATTATTCAGAAGCACAATGGGAACAAGGCAAAGAATCAACAAGAGAAAACTACAAATGAAGATCTTTGCTATAGATGTGGGATGTCTGGGCATTGGTCCCGTACCTGTCGTACGGCACAACATCTGGTCAAATTATACCAGGTTTCTGTAAAAGCGAAGGGTAAAGAAGTTGAGACTAATTTTGTTGAGGCTGGAATCTCAGACAATACCCACATAGATGCTTCAGATTTTTTCCAGtctattgaaaatgaagataaaatcTCCCTGAGCTGCCCCTACAGTTTGGTGACATTACTGAGGATTTTGACATGCttgttgattagatttatCTCATATGTTATTAGTATGTTTCTATTATTCAGTTACGTTTACTTTCATTGATAGGgtatttcttttaatcttgtaatgtttttatattttatgaatgaagtgtttcttttacttatatatatctatctcATGTATATAGAATGGATCAAGCCATTACAAATCTCAATGACAATGACCATTGTCTTGTTGATAGTGCAACTACGCATACAATtttgagaaacaagaaatttttctcaagtttgttAATACTACGCATACAATtttgagaaacaagaaatttttctcaagtttgttAATGACAAGAACAAATGTGAGTACCATTTCAGGAGTTAGCAATCTTATTGAAGGCTCCGGAAGAGCTACAATCTTGTTACCTAAAGGAACAAGATTACATATCAATGATGCCTTATATTCTAGTAAATCATAAAGGAACTTATTAAGTTTCAAGGACATTCGACAAAAtggttttcatattgaaaccaTGAATGAAAATGGTATCGAATATCTGTACCTTACAACATATAAAACTGGCCAGAAGCAAGTTTTAGAAAGAATGAGAACATATACTTCTGGTTTATATGGCACATTGATAAGCTTGTTGAAACACATAGTATCACTAACCCGAAGTTAGTTGATCaaagtatttttactttgtggcATGATAGACTTGGCCACGCAGGTAAAACAATGATGTATAGGATCATTGAAAATTCACATGGACACCCACTAAAGGACCTTAAGTTCCTTGTTAAAAGTAATTTCATATGTTCGGCTTGTTCTCttggaaaattaattacaaagccATCTATGACAAAAGTGAATGTAGAATCTCCTATGTTTCTTGAACGAATTCAAGGAGACATATGCGGGCCAATAACACCGTCATGTGGgccatttaaatactttatggtGTTGATTGACGCATCAACACGTTGGTCACATGTAAACTTGTTGTCAACATGAAATGTTACTTTTGCAAGACTGTTAgcccaaattattaaattgagaGCTCATTTTTCTGATTATCCTATTAAAAGGATAAGGCTAGATAATGCGGGAGAATTTACTTCTAAATCCTCAATGATTATTGTCAATCAATTGGAATAGTTTAACACATAGTATCACTAACCCGAAGTTAGTTGATCaaagtatttttactttgtggcATGATAGACTTGGCCACCCAGGTAAAACAATGATGTATAGGATCATTGAAAATTCACATGGACACCCACTAAAGGACCTGAAGTTCCTTGTTATAAGTGATTTTATATGTTCGGCTTGTTCTCttggaaaattaattacaaagccATCTATGAGAAAAGTGAATGTAGAATCTCCTATGTTTCTTGAACGAATTCAAGGAGACATATGCGGGCCAATAACACCGTCATGTGGgccatttaaatactttatggtGTTGATTGACGCATCAACACGTTGGTCACATGTAAACTTGTTGTCAACATGAAATGTTACTTTTGCAAGACTGTTAgcccaaattattaaattgagaGCTCATTTTTCTGATTATCCTATTAAAAGGATAAGGCTAGATAATGCGGGAGAATTTACTTCTAAATCCTCAATGATTATTGTCAATCAATTGGAATAGTTTTAGAGCATCCAGTTGCTCACGTACATACTCAAAATGGCCTAGCAGAGTCGTTAATTAAGCGATTACAATTAATAGCTAGACCCTTATTGATGAGGTCAAAATTGCCTTCATCGACATGGGGGCATGCAATATTGCATGCAGTTCGTCTTAGACCTACCGCTTACCATAAATTTTCTCCATTACAATTGGTCTCCGAAAGAGAACcaaatatatctcatttaaAGGTGTTTGGTTGTGCGGTGTATGTCCCGATACCCCCTCCTCAACGAACTAAAATGGGGCCACAACAGAGACTAGGAATTTATGTTGGTTTTGAGTCTCCCTCAATTATTAAGTATCTTGAACCAATGGTCAGTGATCAATTCACTGCTAGGTACTTGGATTGTCAATTTAATGAGACAGTATTCCCAGCATTAGGGGGAGTAGATAAGGAGATTAAAAGGAAAGATATTGCATGGAATGCAACATATATGTCTTTTATGAATCCACGGACAAATGATAGTGAACTTGAAGTTCAACGGATCATACATTTATAAAGTGTTGCAAATAGGCTACCAGAAGCATTGATAGATACCAAAAAGGTCACAAAATCACATATTCCGGCTGAAAATATTCCAGCTCGTTTAGAAGTCCCTGAAGCGattctaaataaatcaaacgCATTTGAGTCACAAATACACCGGAAGCGTGGTAGACCACTTGGCTCTAAAGATGCAAATCCtcgaaagagaaagaaacataTCGTCTCAGTTAATCACGATGCTAATGTGACCACTAGTGTCTCTAAGGATACAATCCCTGAAACGGTTTTATCTAAAGACTCTAAAAGTAATGAGCAAGATCTCGAGGACAGTTACgagatgtctattaattatgctcATAACAGTTTAGGTTGGTATcgtaaagaaattgaaatgaacgatatttttgcttattctGTAGCCGTCCAAATCatggatgaagatgaaaatgatcctCAAACTATGGAGGAATGTAGACAtcgaaataattgaaaaagttggaaaaatgCCATACAAGATGAGCTAGACTCGCTAAATAAGCGAGAAGTATTTGGACCTATAACTCCAACACCAACAGGTTTCAAACCTGTTGGCTATAAGTGGGTGTTTATACGCAAGAGAAATGAACGAAATGAAGTTGTAATGTACAAAGCTAGACTTGTGGCCCAAGGCTTTACTCAAAAGCCCGGAATTGATTTTACTGAAACATATTCACCTGTAGTGGATGCTACCACACTTAGATTTTTAATCAGTTTATCAGTAATTGAACAACTGCAAATGCAACTCATGGATGTGGTAACTGCATATCTGTATGGGTCATTGGATACAGATATCTATATGAGAATCCCTGAGGGATTAAAATTGCCTGAAGCATTACAATCAAAGTCTCGTCATATGTGCTCCATCAAATTAAAAAGGTCATTGTACGGACTTAAACAATCAGGACGTATGTGGTACAATCGTCTTAGTGAGTACTTAATAAAGAAAGGATTTTGCCATAATCAAATAAGTCcatgtttattcataaaaatgatAGAGTAGGGATTTGTAATCATAGCtgtgtatgttgatgatttgaatattattggatCTCCTAAAGAGATTCGACAAGCAactaattacttaaaaagtgaGTTTGAGATGAAAGATTTAGGCACTACAAAGTATTGTCTCGGCCTGTAGTTCGAACATACTAAGGgtggaattttcattcatcaatcgaactatatagaaaaagtCCTTAAGCGTTTTCATATGGACAAAGCTCATCCATTGAGTACACCTATGGTAGTTCGATCGCttgatgttaataaagatCCTTTCCGTCCTCCAGCACATAACGATGAGATTTTAGGTCCAGAAGTACCATATCTCAGTGTAATTGGTGCATTGATGTATCTTGCTAATAATACCCGACCAGATATAGCATTTTCAGTTAATGTACTAGCAAGATATAGTTCAACACCAACAAAGAGACACTGGAATGGTGTTAAACACGTTCTACGTTATTTACGTGGAACAAGTGACATgggactatattttgaaaggcatgatgatgccaaaacaaccaaattagtTGATTATTCAGATGTGGGGTATTTATTTGATCCACATAAAGCTATATCTCAATCTGGATATGTATTCATGTATGGTGGAATTGCTATTTCATGGTGTTCAACCAAACAGACTTTGGTAGCCACCTCATCAAATCATgcagaattaattgcattatatGAGGCTGGGCGTGAATGTGTATGGCTTAGATCACTAATACATTATGTGCATTAATCATGTGGACTGGAATCAATCGAGAAAAGTCCCACAGTAATATATGAAGACAATGCGGCGTGCATCGCCCAAATCAAGGATGGTTATATTAAAGGCGACAGAACCAAGCacatattaccaaaatttttctccacTCATGAGCTTCAAGTGGAAGGCAAAGTTGATGTtcaacaaatttcatcaagtcAGAATTTAGCAGATTTGTTTACGAAGGCATTACCAACAAAGGTGTTCAAACAACTCGTACGTAATATTGGCATGCGACACCTGAAAGATATCTGCTTCAATTGAGGGGGAGATTATACAATTGTACTCTTTTCCTTAGCCTTGGTTTTTATCCCATTGGGTTTTTCCAGGCAAGGTTTTTAACAAGGCAGGATGTATATGATAAAAAGGTATGCATTCAAGGgggagtattatatataatatgtatatatgaatgcatacacctcttcatattcattttaatacccattatgttatacacccttttgtatcccccattataatttgtaattataatgatttatggTGTATTTTGTAACCACATTTTTGGTGGTAATACCACCATTTGTAACCACATTTTTGgtggtctataaataccaccatgtatttcatttgtaaagaattttttagagagaaaaataaagtgattttggagaaatacatatacactttactttatattctattaggAGTGATAGGccaataaacttaaaatttctctaagtttataacaatACTAAATTTCTCGGGTCaaacaagaatatttattgaattagaTCATTTGGatcgaaaaatttaaaaaattaaaaaattttatattcgaAATAACAAATACATTGAACTTGTTTGGATAAGAATATCAAATTCCtgaaatcttattttaaactatGTTTTGTAACACGATGATGAATTTTATTCGTCTAATATAAagtcatttgaaatcctttctccaaatttatttcttccaaaaatagctttaaatttttttttctttcatatttgaaatatagTAATAGTGATAGAAATttgaaacaataaaataaataaataataatgtagaTAGTAGAGTATGCAGGCAGGGAGAATATCTGAAAATCTGTGGATAACATAAGCTGCCCAACCACCACCAGTGGATAAAATCATCTAACCAGATCTTCCAACCCTGATAATACCTGCATCATTCTCCCTCTTCAAATTCAACCATCCCATCCTGCCCTGCCCAATTTTCTGCAAAACCCTCATATTTTTCCACCTCCTTCATGGCTACAATCACCAATTTCTTACTCAAACAACCCCCATTTCTCGCCCCAATCACCAAAATCACCCCTCTTTACCCTCAATTTTCTTCCAATCTCCTCCCGCTATCATCTAAACCCAAGCAGAATTTCCTCAATTTGGACACAAACCGCCCGATTTTCGTACCAAAAGCCACCGCCGCTTCCGACGTTGAGAaggtgaagaaaaaagaaagagtgcAAAGAGTTCACAGCACAcaagaattcgacgaagcaCTCCGGGCGGCCAAAAACCGCCTCGTGGTGGTCGAGTTCGCCGCCAGCGACAGCGAGGACAGCAGCAAAATCTACCCCTTCATGGTAGATCTCAGCCGCAACTGCAGCGACGTCGACTTCTTACTCGTCATGGGCGATGAATCGGAGGAAACTCGCAAACTCTGCGCCCGCGAGAAAATCGAGCAGGTCCCTCACTTCACCTTCTACAAGGGCATGGAGAAGATCCACGAGGAGGAAGCCATCGGCCCCGATCAGCTCGTCGGCGACGTTTTGTACTACGGCGACAGCCACTCCGCGGTGGTACAGGTGCACTGTAGAGAAGACGTGGAGAAGCTGATCGAAGACCACAAAGCTGATCACAAATTGATCGTTTTGGACGTGGGGCTGAAACACTGCGGGCCGTGCGTGAAGGTTTACCCGACGGTGATTAAGCTGTCGCGGTCCATGGAGGATACGGTGGTTTTCGCCCGGATGAACGGGGACGAAAATGATAGCTGCATGGAGTTCTTGCGGGATATGAATGTGATAGAAGTGCCGACGTTTTTGTTCATCCGAGACGGGGAGATCCGCGGACGGTATGTCGGGTCGGGTAAAGGGGAGCTTATTGGGGAGATACTGAGATACCAAGGTGTTCGGGTCACTTATTGAACggatataaatagaaattgcgaaactatggatCACTACTCGACGCATTTgtataacaaattattattgtagaaTTAAGTTTTGATGGTCGGAGATTAATTCTGAGTGGCACCTTCGTTCATTCAACTTTGACATACCTGTGAATTGTTATGTTTGATTGTACCTTCACATTCTAAacacattttaattaaataacttgaaaatataattagggTATCAGGCCAACGTGGATATTAGTATTTCaacaatcaaatcaattaagaaATCATAGTTTAGGGGTTAGATATAaagtgataaataaataatatcaatgacttgggatatttataataattgccTTATTCTACGTACACAATCATGATTCATCGTATGACACCACGTGTCCAATAATCCACCGTTGCTATAATAACTTGGGTTGGGCCTTTCAAGCCCATAAAGTTGGTTTATGGCTTTTAAAGTAGTTTGGGCCACATTACAGTGTCCTAATAGCTTACCGTTTTAGTTAAATAATCCAATTCAAGACCAACCATATTGTCCAAACAAAACACAGTGCAGAACAAAGAAGCGAATTTTAATTGTGTTGAGGAGATTAGACAACCAAATTCATATCTTTCAATcacacaaaaaatagaatattaattaataacaaaaaattcaagccATCAAGGAtgct
The window above is part of the Sesamum indicum cultivar Zhongzhi No. 13 linkage group LG7, S_indicum_v1.0, whole genome shotgun sequence genome. Proteins encoded here:
- the LOC105165999 gene encoding uncharacterized protein LOC105165999, which translates into the protein MHACWRENNQLLLNNHHTRPTGSKPLPEISAALPEANATSSRKGRGRYHGSPRGHSYGRGHGGRGRGRGRGNGRGNTWINPIIQKHNGNKAKNQQEKTTNEDLCYRCGMSGHWSRTCRTAQHLVKLYQVSVKAKGKEVETNFVEAGISDNTHIDASDFFQSIENEDKISLSCPYRYFF
- the LOC105165958 gene encoding thioredoxin-like protein CDSP32, chloroplastic, with the translated sequence MATITNFLLKQPPFLAPITKITPLYPQFSSNLLPLSSKPKQNFLNLDTNRPIFVPKATAASDVEKVKKKERVQRVHSTQEFDEALRAAKNRLVVVEFAASDSEDSSKIYPFMVDLSRNCSDVDFLLVMGDESEETRKLCAREKIEQVPHFTFYKGMEKIHEEEAIGPDQLVGDVLYYGDSHSAVVQVHCREDVEKLIEDHKADHKLIVLDVGLKHCGPCVKVYPTVIKLSRSMEDTVVFARMNGDENDSCMEFLRDMNVIEVPTFLFIRDGEIRGRYVGSGKGELIGEILRYQGVRVTY